The DNA segment GGCCAGTACATGTCGCTTGGCACATTTGGACCTTGTCCTCCGTATGGGGCTGGGTAGTCTGTAAAGATGTCAATCCATGCTCCTGGAGGCTTGAAGAACGATTCGAAGACTCCGTCTTTTACTACGTGTGGGAGGGGTACTGCAGAGTCGCTGTAGTGCCATGGACACCATCCTCTTTCAGGATGTGGGAACCCTGCGATGCCGACTATCGGTATAATTCCGTAGAACGGGTCGTCGGGGTTCGTGTCACATATCACGCCTATTTGGTCTACTATGACGTCAGTGCCCACATGGTCTACTAGGTATGGTGCTGTTATGCCGAAGTTGTCTGCAGTTGTGATGATGTCGCCAACCGTAAGGTCGCCGCTAGTGTCTTCGTCTGACCAGCCTACGCAGTTGTGGGTTCTGAAGGGCCACTCGTAAACTTCGCTCCAGTTGGTGTTGGTTAGGTCGCCTAAGGCTAGGAAGTCTGTGTATGTGCCGTCATACTCAAAAACGTAAGGTGTTGGGTTGGGTACAGCGTTATAGTCGATTACGATCTCTGCGGGTACGGTGTAGTTTATCCAGTATTCGGTGCCTACAGGCCATGCTTCTGGGCTTGGGTAACCCCAGTCTAGTGCCCACCAGCCTTCAATTTCGTTTGGCCAGTCTCCCTCATACCAGTACTCGTTTGGTGGTCCTGTTTCGAATCCAAGGTTTCGCGCCCATCGCGCGGTTCCGTTGCCGAAGTCTACCCAGATGCTTTGGAATCCGCTTGCCATATGCGCAATGGCTGGCCATCCTGGTGGCATTCCGGTGACGCCTGCAATGTAGTATTCGTTGATTACTTGCTCGTCGAGAGGTGTAAGCAGTTCTATATTGGTAGTGCCAGCGTGTACGATGAAGTCCGTTCCTTCAACCAAGTAGTAGGGTGCGCTGAATGGCGGGGTCACATAGATAGAGTTCACAGAAGATACTTCAAAGCCCACTGAAATGTTGCCTGTCCAGTACGGGTTGCCGTCTTTGTCGTTGTATGTACCCGTGTCAGCTACGACTGGTGGGTCCCATACACTAGGTATACCGTCCACAACAGTGAATTCCTGAGAGAGCTGGAAGGGTAGCTGCGTCAACTTCAAGGTGCCAGCAAGGTCGTCCACCACGTATTCGTGCCAGAAATCGCTAGTTGTATAGTCTAGCCTAATTTTGTCTCCTGCGCTTAGCTCATAATCAACATCGACGTCTACCCAAGAAGTCAGCTCAACATTTGTACCATAATCATCAGGGTTAACCATAGTCCACAGCTCGCTTACAGGACTACCAAGGTCGATTAGCCCTGAATCAGCGTCAATCATTGCCCGATGTGTGAAGGTGAGAGGATTCTTCAATTTTAGCTCAACTGCCGGTGGCGGGTACGTGTCTGACTCGTAAAGTGCATTGAATGTCACACTGAACACACGGAAGACACCATAAGGCGCATCATGCCCTAAGACTTCGTCTGGAACTCCAAGGAAGACAACATGCACTGTTCCAGCAACGTTGTCGATTGACTTTTCAACCTCAAGTACTGGGGGCGAACTATAGAAGAAACTGCCAAAGTCTCCGTCAGGGTCGATATCTACATCAACTGCTTCCAAAAGCAACTGCGGAGGATTAGCACGCTTAAAGTTCATAACTATGTCAAAGCCAGCGACATCCCAGAACGGATCAAGATCGTGTTCTGTATCGTCGGTCGTGTTGATTCCCATAATGTACACGCTTACTTCGAAAGTGGTGCCCATCGGCAAACCTGAAACTTCAGGCGGATCTACCTTAAGGTAGGGCAGATTCGGATACTCGAAAGGCTTGGTTTTGATCACCACGAGTCCTGGGAATTCATCCCATGTTGGAAGGGGATCACCAGGTTTGTCAGACAGGCCAGTGTATGTAAAGGCTATATCGATGTTAGCATCTGGTTCAGGAACTGATGGTTGATATTTTATCCTGAACGTCATGTTGAAGACTGTGCCATCGCCGCTCCATTCGAGTGCTGGATCCATACACGCGTATGCAACCGCATAAGTGCCCGCTATTGGATCTACGTTATCCGTAACGAACATTCCTGGTTTGTGTAGCACGCCGCCGGGGAAATCTTCTACTGGAATAGTTGCTGTGTGGTCTAGATATTCCAGATAGTAAGGATCCCATGAGATTTGTATGTCAAGACCGTAAAGCATCGGGTCGTTAATGTTTCTAATCCAGCATTCAATGGTGAACACTGTACCTACACAAGGCGCAGGTCCAAACTCTAGATATGAAGGCTCGATTGAAACTGATGGGTCGACTTGCGAGTATGCCATCGGTATCGCAATCGCTAAGGCGCTAAAGGTAAGCATTGCAGCAAAAAGTATAGCTACTAGTCTCTTTACTTTAATGTTCATATTGTACTTTCTCCTTTCTCTTTCAGCAATAAAGAAAAAAGACTTCATAGATTAAAAAGGTTTCTGGAGAAATGTTCTAGTTGCTTACAACGAGGTCAAAAAAGACCCATTACACGCCAAGTTAACAAATTCAAGACTTCCAACATTAAGCCTCACACACCACACAATTCCAAATAAAGAAACAAACAGTAAGACTTCCCCTTTCTTTTGCATGCAATACAAGCTGTTTCATTTCTGCAAAGCCTAAAAACTAAAACAATCACCTTTCTAAGCCCACAATAGCCTAACTACTCAAGACGCACTTACACACATAAGTTAATCCTCAAGTAAAAAAGAGATAGCCTTAAAAACTAAAACTTAAATCAGTAAACTAAACAGTAGTAACCAAATATCGGTGATGAAGTTGAATTCACAGAAAACACTTAAAATCTGCATTGCAATAGTTCTCTTCTTAACATCAAGCATCCTGACCACACCCAAACTAGCGTTTTCCCAAAACGCATCCACTGATCAAACAAGCCTACAACCGTTGTCTGATGGTCTTCCTGTGCTATACGTCAGCCCAGAAAGCAACACTGGACAAATTAACGACTACTTTACCATCAACATCATTGTTGCAAATGTTACGGATCTTTACGCTGTTGACATCCAATTTGCATGGGACCCCGCAATTCTAGAATACGTAAACCACACGGCGATGGTTCCAGTGGAAGACTTCCCCGGCGGCATCCTACATGAAGGAATATTAGTTATGGACAAAGTCGACACGACAGCTAGCATGCCAGGCACAGAGGAAGGAACCATGTATTGGCTAGCATACGCGTCTATGGAGCCAGCACCAGTGTTCGACGGCACAGGAACAGCATTCAACATGACATTCAAAGTGATCAAAAGTGGCGGTTGTGCCTTGGAATTCACTAATCTCTCCTTAAAGGAACTTTCCGACAAGCCCGGAAATCCAATTAACCACGAAAGATACGATGGCTATTTCGAGTCTGCTGGAACTCCAACCGCCCGTTTCAGCTGGTCGCCCACCGTGGGCGTCGTTAACGAACCAGTGACCTTCAACGCCTCTGAAAGCTCCGACCCAGAAGGCCCCATTGTAAATTACTTCTGGGACTTTGACGACGGAAACACGGCAGCAACACCTAACCCTGTGATCAACCACAACTTCAACCATACAAAAGACAAAGAAATCTACTACGTTTCGCTCATCGTCGAGGACAACACTGGCATAAACAGCAGCAAAACGATAGCTGACCCTCCCCTCACCGTCGTCCAATTTAGAAACATAGGACTAACTAGGATTTCACTCTCGACATATCATACTCTTATTAACACAACCATCTACGTTAATGTCACAATCAAGAACTACGGAATTGTTCCGGAGAACTTTACCCTGACAGCTTATTGCAACATTTCATCCACAGACTGGGCACTAATCAACACAACCACCGTGGACGGCAACCCATACAACATGACTATCGCTCCAAGCGGTCTTCCAGGCTCTGAAGTGCCGCACTCCTTCGCTTGGAACACCACAACACTGCCAAACCCAGAAGCATACTACAAGGTGCAAGTCAATGTAACAGGAGTCCCATACGACGACGAAACTGACAACACCATTACTTCAAAACCAGTGCATATCACAGAAGATTTGATATACGATCTAACCATTGAAACACTAAGTTTCCGCGCCTCACATGGAGTACTAACATTTCCGCTTCCAATCATTCTGGGAGAAAAAGCAGAAATCACAACAACAGTTAAGAACCTCGGAACTGTTCCAGAAGAAGCTTTCAACGTGACTCTGTACATTAATGGTACTGCATTGAAACAATGGATATTAAGCGAAACATTGACATCTGGCGCTGTAAAAACTTTAACGTGGACTTGGGAGGAAATCTTAGAACGCGGGTATTACAACATAACCGCGAAAGTTACCGTTGCCATCGAAAATGTAACAGAAAACAATATTCTTCAAGACTTTCTACGTGTCATTGAAACTCCTCAACTAGAGATAATCTACACACCCGACACACCTGTGGTAAATGAAACTGTTACGTTAAATGCCTCAAGCAGCATTCATAGAGAACCTGGAGGTCAGATAACAGGATACGCTTGGGAAATATGGTCTCCCGACCAAATTCTTGATGTAGGATCCCCTATATCCGACCTCACTGGAGTCAGTGTATCCTACACCTTTAGACATTTGGGCAATTGGACAATAGTTTTGAAAGTAACCGACAACTTTGGCTATACATACGAAACAAGAAGAACCTTAACTTCAGATTACAGGTTGGATTTGGAAATACCTATTGAATTAGCTGAAGACGGTGGCGGCGGAGAGGGCATACCTATTGAATACATTGTGGTCATAATAGTAGTGGTCATCGTTATTATAGCAGCTTTGGTTATATTCTACCGTCGACGACAACAATCACCGGCAGCAGCTTAGCTGCTACCTCCTTTTTCTAAAATCTATTCATATACAAATTATCCCAAGTTTGAATTGGCGCACGCGGAAAAGCCTTCACAGACTTGCGTGTGCGTTTTCTGGTTTTACGCTTTTTGACTTTCTTCTGATTTAGGATGAACACGGCTGCAACCGAAATTAAAAGAAGAATTACAATTGTACTGGCAATAAGCCAAGTAAAGTCTGCAGGCTCCGACTTTGATTCGGTCCACAATGTCGTCTCAACAATTTCAAT comes from the Candidatus Bathyarchaeota archaeon genome and includes:
- a CDS encoding cohesin domain-containing protein, with product MNIKVKRLVAILFAAMLTFSALAIAIPMAYSQVDPSVSIEPSYLEFGPAPCVGTVFTIECWIRNINDPMLYGLDIQISWDPYYLEYLDHTATIPVEDFPGGVLHKPGMFVTDNVDPIAGTYAVAYACMDPALEWSGDGTVFNMTFRIKYQPSVPEPDANIDIAFTYTGLSDKPGDPLPTWDEFPGLVVIKTKPFEYPNLPYLKVDPPEVSGLPMGTTFEVSVYIMGINTTDDTEHDLDPFWDVAGFDIVMNFKRANPPQLLLEAVDVDIDPDGDFGSFFYSSPPVLEVEKSIDNVAGTVHVVFLGVPDEVLGHDAPYGVFRVFSVTFNALYESDTYPPPAVELKLKNPLTFTHRAMIDADSGLIDLGSPVSELWTMVNPDDYGTNVELTSWVDVDVDYELSAGDKIRLDYTTSDFWHEYVVDDLAGTLKLTQLPFQLSQEFTVVDGIPSVWDPPVVADTGTYNDKDGNPYWTGNISVGFEVSSVNSIYVTPPFSAPYYLVEGTDFIVHAGTTNIELLTPLDEQVINEYYIAGVTGMPPGWPAIAHMASGFQSIWVDFGNGTARWARNLGFETGPPNEYWYEGDWPNEIEGWWALDWGYPSPEAWPVGTEYWINYTVPAEIVIDYNAVPNPTPYVFEYDGTYTDFLALGDLTNTNWSEVYEWPFRTHNCVGWSDEDTSGDLTVGDIITTADNFGITAPYLVDHVGTDVIVDQIGVICDTNPDDPFYGIIPIVGIAGFPHPERGWCPWHYSDSAVPLPHVVKDGVFESFFKPPGAWIDIFTDYPAPYGGQGPNVPSDMYWPQKGFYLYAYVTYNFWPEQNKDVAFEIKDPQHNVWAIEYARTNSTGYAWVFIRLPWPCDNPESYFGEWTIVGTVDVACLVVEDIMPFKYDYLVNLWDVTTDKDTYAHCEDIKVTVDFGSYAMQYYNVLITVTIVDETGVPFAFAYVWVVIGGAEYCTYNNDQVILTVHVEKFARAGVAKILVGALSDFPQEGGCALCALFEPIPEVGILAEWAP
- a CDS encoding PKD domain-containing protein, with protein sequence MKLNSQKTLKICIAIVLFLTSSILTTPKLAFSQNASTDQTSLQPLSDGLPVLYVSPESNTGQINDYFTINIIVANVTDLYAVDIQFAWDPAILEYVNHTAMVPVEDFPGGILHEGILVMDKVDTTASMPGTEEGTMYWLAYASMEPAPVFDGTGTAFNMTFKVIKSGGCALEFTNLSLKELSDKPGNPINHERYDGYFESAGTPTARFSWSPTVGVVNEPVTFNASESSDPEGPIVNYFWDFDDGNTAATPNPVINHNFNHTKDKEIYYVSLIVEDNTGINSSKTIADPPLTVVQFRNIGLTRISLSTYHTLINTTIYVNVTIKNYGIVPENFTLTAYCNISSTDWALINTTTVDGNPYNMTIAPSGLPGSEVPHSFAWNTTTLPNPEAYYKVQVNVTGVPYDDETDNTITSKPVHITEDLIYDLTIETLSFRASHGVLTFPLPIILGEKAEITTTVKNLGTVPEEAFNVTLYINGTALKQWILSETLTSGAVKTLTWTWEEILERGYYNITAKVTVAIENVTENNILQDFLRVIETPQLEIIYTPDTPVVNETVTLNASSSIHREPGGQITGYAWEIWSPDQILDVGSPISDLTGVSVSYTFRHLGNWTIVLKVTDNFGYTYETRRTLTSDYRLDLEIPIELAEDGGGGEGIPIEYIVVIIVVVIVIIAALVIFYRRRQQSPAAA